TTCCCGGTTTCGTCGTTGATGACAACCAGCCTTTTGTCGGGTATCTTGTACTTCCAAATTTGCTGGTTACTTGCACTGTTAGTAGAGATAGTGGCTTGAGCACTAATGTCTTTGATCTTTTCTAGGGCCTCTTTCCCTCCGAGGGCTTTAATGTAGTTGTTAATCACCTCATCAGCGGAGGGATTTTGCTGGGCGGTAGCGGTAAGCGAATAGGCTGTGGATAAGGCTACTACAAGAAGTAACGGTTTCATGGATTTGGTGATATGTAAATGGTTAAAATACAAGATCAAATATATTTTTATGCTTTCATAATGCAAAAAATGAATAGAATAGTTTGTAACCCTGGGCTAACCTAATGATTTAAGTTAACTTCTAGTTATGAATGTGTTGGGTTCCTTGCATGCTACTGATGGAGTTAGACAGGACCGCCTCAGGAAAGGCTCCGACGTGAGATTTGGGTATCCGTGATTCCGGCGTTTTAATAGATGGTTTATTTTAATAACTGTCAATAAGTATTCGTAGCATACGTTTAAACAGGGATAGGTTAGGGCTCTTTGCATATCAGTAAAGGCACTACTCCAATCCAGTTAAGCCACCACTTTTTCGGGAGTAATTTTTTTTTGTTTATGTACTTTTCCATTCAGGAACAGGCCAATGAAGGTGCCTCTTACCAGGTAGTGATAGCTCACCAGGCAAATGATGCTGGTAGCTGAAAAAGTAATGGTAAACTTTAAGAAGGCAGATAATGGATAATCGAAAAGTAGCCCGACGATGAACGCAATAACCGGCAGATGAATGATATATACCCAATACGAAGCATCCATCAAATAACTTAAGCGAGCTGAATACTGATTGAAATACGTCAGGAAAAAGGCCAGGAAGCCAAATACAAATAAAGGTGTGTACAGAGCGGAAAGAGCTATTTTAAGAGCCAGCGCTGTAGGTGTTAAGGGCCATTGGATAATGCACTGCGCTAGAAAAAGAAAAGTGGCAGCACTTACCTGAAAAATCGGATAGTAAGCCAGCTTAGACAGGCTATTAGTGGTATAAATGATCCAGCCTAGCCCGAAAAAGAGGAGATAGGTGATAAATACCGATGGCGTAACGATCCACCCAAAACTGGTTAGCAGATAGGGGCTTTGCTGCCAGTAAAGACATAGAAAATAGAGTGCGCCCAGGCATAGCGTACGTAACCAGAAACGTTGAAGCACAGTTGAGGAAAGTTTTCTAACGGTAATGGTATACGTTTCTGCTTTTTGAGCTGCCTGTATTAGCAACCAGGCAATAACCGCATAAAGGGCTAAAAAATATAAAAACCATAAGTGGCCTAGGTAAAAGGGTAGAAATTTGCCAGCCATAACCGCTTCCCAGCCAACTCGAACGGGGGAGGGCGTATGTATAAGTTTCGCACCTGAGTAGGCAAAAACGAAAGCCTCCAGCGGATCAATAAGTAGTGTGAAAGCTAATAAAGGCAGAACAATCCGCTTGAAGCGGTTGACTAGCATCGTATTGGGCCCTTTTTTATAAAGTAGCAGGGCGCAGAAAAAGCCGGAGACAACAAAAAATATGGGCATCCGAAAGCTATGAATAAAGCCAGAAG
This window of the Spirosoma aerolatum genome carries:
- a CDS encoding acyltransferase family protein; this encodes METTNLQTSERIYGLDALRSIMMLLGIVIHGSLAYLATNYNLWPLRDSVNSILFDLTSGFIHSFRMPIFFVVSGFFCALLLYKKGPNTMLVNRFKRIVLPLLAFTLLIDPLEAFVFAYSGAKLIHTPSPVRVGWEAVMAGKFLPFYLGHLWFLYFLALYAVIAWLLIQAAQKAETYTITVRKLSSTVLQRFWLRTLCLGALYFLCLYWQQSPYLLTSFGWIVTPSVFITYLLFFGLGWIIYTTNSLSKLAYYPIFQVSAATFLFLAQCIIQWPLTPTALALKIALSALYTPLFVFGFLAFFLTYFNQYSARLSYLMDASYWVYIIHLPVIAFIVGLLFDYPLSAFLKFTITFSATSIICLVSYHYLVRGTFIGLFLNGKVHKQKKITPEKVVA